The genomic region GCCCGCCACCCACGACGCTGCGCACGCACGAGCAACAGGAGCAGCCCCGATGTGACGTAGATCGTCGCGACGACGACGAGGGCCCGGCGGCTGCCGAGCCAGGGCAGCAGGAGGAAGCCGCCGAGCACCGCGCCGGCGATGGCCCCCCCGAGGTTGACGGCGTAGAGCAGGCCGACGCGTTCGGCGGTGTGCGCCGCGTCGCGGCGACCATCGCCCGCCCACGCGCGGACCCCGATGGGGAACGACACGCCCATCATCAGCGCGGCGGGCAGGATCGCGACGAGCGACACGGGTACCGAGGCGCCGCGCACGTTCCCGTCGTGGTACAGCGTCATCAGCAGGCCCAGCGAGAGCAGCGCGACGATCCCGGTGAGCGCCTGCGTCGTGGCGAGCAGCAGCGACCAGTCGCGCGCGCGGCCGAGCAGCGGCGTCGCCAACGCGCTGCCCAGGGCGATGCCCAGCAGCACCGCGGCCAGCATCGTCGTGAAGGCGTAGGTCGTCGCCGGCAGGAACAGGACCAGCACGCGGAACCAGATCACCTCGAGCGCCAGCGCCGCGAGGCCCGACAGCCCGAACACCACGAGGATCAGCCGGCGCTCGCGTTCGGTGACCTGTTCGGCGGCGGCTGGAACCGGCTCGGGCACCGCCAGCTGCGGTTCGCCGGCAGCCTCGACCATCGCGCGGGACATGGCGAGCGCGGCCAGCCCGACGAGCACGTTGAGCGTCGCGGCGAGCACGAACGTCCGCCCGATGCCGATGCCGCCGATGAGCAGGTAGCCCGCCGAGAGCGCGCCGATGATGGCGCCTGCGGTGTTGGACGCGTAGAGCACGCCCACGCGCGGGCCGAGCAGCGCGCCGCGGCCGAGCGACGACTTGACGACGAGCGGCAGCGTCGCGCCCATGAGCGCGGTCGGCACGAGCAGCACGACGAAGGAGCACGCGAAGCGCGCGAGCGTGAGCGGCGCGACGGCGTCGGGCACCGCCGCGTGCAGCGCGACGTAGACCGCCGTGACCGCATCGAGCGCGAGCGGGGTGCCGAGCGCCGTCACGCCAATCAGCACCTCCGTGACGCCGAACCAGACGAGCGGACGCCTCACCCGGTCGGCGAGTCGTCCAGCGACGAGACTGCCGAGCGCCAGGCCCGCCATGAAGCTCGCGAGCACGGTGCTCGTGGCGTACACCGTCACGCCGAAGACGAGCGACAGCAGGCGCTGCCACAGGCTTTGATAGACCAGGCCGCTGATGCCCGACAGGAAGAAGACGAGGGCCAGCGCCGGTAGCAGCCAGGGCGGCAGTGACGCCCTGGCGGGCTCGGTCTGGGTTCCGAAAGAGCGTTGGGTCAGGGGACGGGCCTCCGCGGCGTGGCGCTTCGATCTTACTGCACGCGGTGGCACGCTGCCGCACGCCGGCTCGAGCCGCCCGCCGGACCGGCGCAACGACTCTGTGGCACACTGGGCGACGGACGCGACGTGCGCCTGCCGATGAACGACCCACCGCCGCTCGCTGGCGAGCCCCGTGAGCTGTTGTCGGGGCTCGTCGAACGCGTGACCTACCACGACGCCGAGAGCGGCTTCTCGGTGCTCAGGGTCAAGGTGCGCGGCCACCACGACCTCGTCACCGTGGTCGGCCACGCGGCCGCCATACAACCGGGCGAGCACGTCCAGGCCAGCGGCGCCTGGGTGAACGACCGCACGCACGGCCGCCAGTTCCGCGCCGCGTATCTGACGGCGACGGCACCCACCAGCCTCGACGGCATCGAACGCTACCTCGGGTCGGGCCTCGTCAAGGGCATTGGGCCGCACTTCGCCGGCAAGCTCGTCGCCGCCTTCGGTGCCGAGGTGTTCGACGTCATCGAGCAGACGCCGGCGCGCCTGCGCGAGGTTACGGGCATCGGGCCCGTCAGGGCCGCGCGCATCGGCCAGAGCTGGCGCGAGCAGCGGGCCGTGCGCGACATCATGGTCTTCCTTCACGCGCACGGCGTCGGCACCTCGCGCGCCGTGCGCATCTACCGCACCTACGGCGCCGATGCGATCGGGCTCATCTCGGAGAACCCCTACCGTCTCGCGCGCGACATCCGGGGCATCGGCTTCGTCACGGCCGACCGCATGGCCGAGAAGCTGGGCGTCGCGCGCGATGCGATGATCCGGGTCCGGTCGGGCGTCCGGCACGCGCTGGCCCAGGCGCTCGACGAGGGCCATTGCGCCCTGCCGCGCCAGATCCTCGTGCCGGGCGCGGCGACCCTGCTCGGCGTCACGGTCGCCCTCGTCGAGACCGCGCTCGAGCGAGAGCTGGCCGAGCGCGAGCTCGTGGCCGATCCCGTCGACGGCGAGCCCTGCGTGTTCCTCGGCGCGCTGCACGCCTCGGAACGGGCCATTGCCGAGCGGCTGCGGGCGATTGCCGCGGGCCCCAGACCGGCCTGGCCGCCGATTGACGCCGGCCGGGCGATCCCCTGGGTGGAATCGCGCCTCGGCGTCGAGCTCGCCGAGCGCCAGCGCGAGGCCCTCGCCGTCGCGCTCGACAGCCGTCTCGTTGTCATCACGGGTGGCCCCGGCGTCGGCAAGACGACGCTGCTTCGTGCCATCCTGCGCGTGCTCACGGTGAAGGGGGTGCGCGCCGCGCTGTGCGCGCCGACGGGCCG from Acidobacteriota bacterium harbors:
- a CDS encoding fused MFS/spermidine synthase; translation: MPPRAVRSKRHAAEARPLTQRSFGTQTEPARASLPPWLLPALALVFFLSGISGLVYQSLWQRLLSLVFGVTVYATSTVLASFMAGLALGSLVAGRLADRVRRPLVWFGVTEVLIGVTALGTPLALDAVTAVYVALHAAVPDAVAPLTLARFACSFVVLLVPTALMGATLPLVVKSSLGRGALLGPRVGVLYASNTAGAIIGALSAGYLLIGGIGIGRTFVLAATLNVLVGLAALAMSRAMVEAAGEPQLAVPEPVPAAAEQVTERERRLILVVFGLSGLAALALEVIWFRVLVLFLPATTYAFTTMLAAVLLGIALGSALATPLLGRARDWSLLLATTQALTGIVALLSLGLLMTLYHDGNVRGASVPVSLVAILPAALMMGVSFPIGVRAWAGDGRRDAAHTAERVGLLYAVNLGGAIAGAVLGGFLLLPWLGSRRALVVVATIYVTSGLLLLLVRAQRRGWRAMGVLGLPAVVVFAALASWLPEPIAAVEGRRVPHGERLLWHEEGTQTTVGVYGRPLGGTVLYLDGLHQANDTAPMVKLHRQIGVLPMALHPRPSRALVIGLGGGVTPGAVSLFGGTTVDIVELSDSVVHAASWFSHVNHDVLARPNVRLRVDDGRNFLLMTPQRYDVVTADIIQPVHAGAGNLYSREYFALARQVIDDGGLMLQWVGERPASQYRLIVRTFLDAFPETTLWVAGNLLVGSTRPLEVSRSAFDARLADPGTRQALAEIDVRSFDDLLALYTAGPEELRTFIGPGPLLTDDRPLVEYHRSLPADEPTIDLSPLRGDVTRHVRE
- a CDS encoding ATP-dependent RecD-like DNA helicase — its product is MNDPPPLAGEPRELLSGLVERVTYHDAESGFSVLRVKVRGHHDLVTVVGHAAAIQPGEHVQASGAWVNDRTHGRQFRAAYLTATAPTSLDGIERYLGSGLVKGIGPHFAGKLVAAFGAEVFDVIEQTPARLREVTGIGPVRAARIGQSWREQRAVRDIMVFLHAHGVGTSRAVRIYRTYGADAIGLISENPYRLARDIRGIGFVTADRMAEKLGVARDAMIRVRSGVRHALAQALDEGHCALPRQILVPGAATLLGVTVALVETALERELAERELVADPVDGEPCVFLGALHASERAIAERLRAIAAGPRPAWPPIDAGRAIPWVESRLGVELAERQREALAVALDSRLVVITGGPGVGKTTLLRAILRVLTVKGVRAALCAPTGRAARRLGEATGIEAKTIHRLLEVDPRTGGFRRDEHQPLDCDLVVVDETSMVDVPLMHALVRAIPRHASLLLVGDVDQLPSVGPGQVLSDVIESGVARVVRLTEIFRQAAESRIVVSAHRINRGEMPELDAGEGQGDFYFVDVADPEEGVRRVLQIVKERIPQRFGLDPVTDVQVLCPMNRGGLGARSLNVELQRLLNPPGPIRLERFGWTFSPGDKVMQIENDYDKDVYNGDLGVVRTIDLDEAELKVDFDGRLVTYDVNELDRLVLAYATTIHKSQGSEYPAVVVPLTTQHYPMLQRNLVYTAVTRGRRLVVIVGQRKALAMAVKGRPQRRRWSKLRERLSAQA